ATGCACTCTCATTGTTTGTAGTTTAGAGCTAAAATTATTATCAATCACTGGCACCTGAAAGAGACTGAGTAATTTCCCCGTGGTTTCGGTGATGTCTTTATGGTCATTAAAGAGAACTTGAGATGGACTTTGAAGATTCAATATTAAATCAGGACTGAtaaacaaatagaaaaaaaaggtCTCAAGTTACACAATGAGATGAAAAAGGGGAGGTCGCTCCAAAGATGGCTTTTAATTAGCTAGTTTGGTAATAATACTATAAATATCGTAATTGCTCCTTGATATTGCTAGTTTGCCTTAATTAGTTAATGCAAGCGGACCTACCACGTTGCAACCCGGTACTTGGACATGCTTCGTATTGGTATGTACTTCTGATGGCTGCCATTTCATACAAACTAACTTTATCAATCTCAAGACACTCTCTGTTTTTTATAAGAACATACCGGATGAcattaaccaaaattttaagaatacTCAGGCTATACGAACATACCCAGGCGAGAGACAGTTAAGAACGtctttatattttgtttaaatgcaGAGTTAATTAGAATGTTAGGGTGAGTATTGTTACTACTGGAGAGAGGACTGAACTAAACACACAGCACTGAGTGACGAAGAGGCTAATGGAAATAAGCGCAGGTTTTCCAGTGGCTACTTCAGATCAGATGAACTCAGCGAAAGAAACGTGAATAGACCGTCGTGCATGAGATGCCACGATGATGTATCTGTTCATCATTACACTCTtcaacaaatatatttgatTGAGGTCGGCAGATACATTTGGTTGAGTTAACTTCTTTTCAAAACAACTTCATGCTTTGTTAGCAAATGATTTGAACACAGAAGTCAAATTAAAAGTTGATGAAGTAAGATCATCCAGGTGAGAGTAGTCCAGAAAACTGGACTGTTGTTCGAGACATTAACTGATGTTTTGACAACCGGTGCGGAGGAAGTCATCCTcaaattaaattgatttttGTCGTGCGATTGAATCATGGTCCTTCTTATTATTTAACAATGTTATCTTTACCTCTAATTCTTTTTAACCTCTGAGTTTCCCTTTTATAATATAACACGAACGGGGAAAGCGCACGATGCAGACGATGCCGGAGTTGTAACAATGTTTATTCCATCAACACTGCAttagggggagggggaaagtAGGGAGAACATAGTCTTGATCACAAACAATTAGGAAATGAAATTTCACATTTtgccaacgagttttgtccaagattgtggcATTCCTTCAACGTGAGCCCGCAGAGCACTTTCCCAGTCATGTTTTGGCGTTTTATCTTTGTTCATGTAAGAATAGCAAGCATTGGAAGGATATGTGCCCTGTATAAACCCCTAGTGTATTCTTATTTTCGATTACTAAATTACTGTGGTTTTAAACATGGCTTTCGGATCCTTGAACAATTTCAAGGATGGCTTTATTGTTTATCTACCCTTTGAGATTGTCTTGTTTTTAAACCCAGATGTCGCCTTTACGCTGAAATAAGTTACCCCACATTTTCAATCAATGTGGAGTTGATTATATTCATgttaatgacgatgatgatggcTATAGATCAGTAATTTCATAATCCTTTCCCgcaccatagttaatgcatggagatggttataaaactggacaagttcctttgtttcatgtttttgcccgtatttttggccttgaccctgcacaaaacacaccttttttcaacaagataaccaatcaaatccttcgattaaattatgcgcaactaatttgcgaacccgtgcgaagcgaaaacaaaagattgtgcagggtcacggtcaattcaacatccattgcaacaacattgttctcgcgtttgaaagttctaaggtttcataaccagttccTTGATTAACTATGCCCGCACTTAGTCCCTGATACGTGCCTTTCCTTCGAGGGTTTACCAAGTCTAACAGGTGCTCCCCTCTTGGTAGGCGCCCAAGTAAGTCAAGCGCCAGTGAGATCTTGCCATGGTCTCTCTGGCAACTGTGTTGTCTTCACAGGGGCAGTTATAGTCTCCTTGGTGATAAGCTGACACTCATAACACTCTCGGCACTTGCGCTCTGCATCGTTATCTACACCTGGCCACCACACTTTCGACCGCAATCTCTCTTTCATTTTCACGATCCCTTGGTGGCCCTCATGTGCTAAACGAAGCACTCTCGGTCTCAGCTTTTCAGGAATCGCGATTCGCGTACAACGTAGGATGACACGGCCAATGAAGGTCagttcaatgatgaaatggtatatgaaatgaatcatatatgaactgcggatatgaaatcaagtgaagctatgatcttcgcagttatgaacgcaatttttacaattgcgtagagaagcctgaaaaattcaggacttcaacgggaagtcctgaatttttcaggcttctctacgcaattgtaaaaattgcgttcataactgcgaagatcctAGCTTCACTTGAAGGTCAGTTCGTTACGGACACATACATATGACTTTGCAGCCCCCTCCCAGTTTCCACTAACAAGGCAACCACGCACAACTTGCAGTTCCTCATCTTCAGCTGAAACTCTCTCGATTTCTTGAATCTTTAAGGCTACAGGTACAGATCCTAACGCTACCAGTCGAGCATATTCATCATCATACCGGGATTTCCCTGACGCGGGGGTTTTTGTCAAACGTGAGAGTGCATCGGCAATATTGTCGCGGGATGTGACACAACATTATAGTTATAAGGCCGCCGTCTTAGTACCCAGCGCTCGATACGAGCTGATGGCTTGGACCCCCTAGAGTAAATCACCTTCAGGGCCTCATAATCCGTCACCAGGTCGAAGGTCTGAAGACCGTACAGGTACAAGTTGAAGCGCTCACACATCCACACCAGCGCCAGAGCCTCTTTCTCAGTCTGGCTGTACCTCCTTTCCACTTGGCTGAGGCTCCTGCTTGCATAACAAACTGCTCGGCTTTCGCCTTTCTTCTCTTGCACCAGCACTGCCCCTAGGCCCACTGGAGTGGCATCCGCTATCACTCGAGTATGTGCGTCTTTGTCAAAATAGGATAAAACGGGCGCACTGGCCAGCTGCCGTTTCAGTGCTTTAAGTGATTCTTCCTGCTCGTTGCCCCATACAAATGGAACGCCCTGCCTGGAGATTGCCCGGAGAGGTTCTGCAAGGGTTAAAAGTTGGGGATGAAACGTGCACTAAAGCCTACCATCCCTAGGAAACTCCGGACTTCAGTCGGCGTAGTAGGTTGAACTGCCCCCAGCACAGAACGAACCCTCTCCTCTGTTGGACCAATGCCATATTTTGATAATAGAAGCCGCATAAAGACCACCTTGCCCATGCGGAATTCACACTTCATCGGGTTGATGGTGAGGTTCTTTTCCTCTAATCTCTGAAGCACTTTGTGGAGACTCTGATCATGCTCTTCAATACTCTTGCCATGCACTATCAAATCATCAGCAATATTCTGAACCCCATCGATGTCTGAGACCACTTGTCTTATAACCTGCTGGTACTACTCAAGAGCAGAGTTCACTCCAAAGCTCAGTCTCTTATACCGAAACAATCCATCATGGGCAGCAAATGTCGTAATGTCGCGTGATTCTTCGTCCAATTCAATCTGATGAAATCCCAGACAGAGGTCCAGTTTTGAGAACACTGCGCTGCCATTGAGGTTTTCTACCACTTCATCAACGGTTGGTATTGGTATCCTCTCGCGGATAACAGCCTGATTTACTTTCCTCATGTCCACACATAACCTGATATCTCCCTCTGCCTTTTGTGCAACCACCACAGGACTTACCCAGGATGTCGGCCCATCCACCCATTCCACTATATCTTTGGCAATCAGGTCCTCCACTTTGGCTGTCACCTTCTCAcgcattggcttctgggctacTGGCGTTACCTCCGGATCCACGTGTACCTTTAGCCTGTACTCTTTTAGCTTGCCAATTCCACTGAAGACCTTTGGATACTTTGTCTGAAGAGCTGAAGCTAAGTCCTTACCGATAACATTACACTCAGCTGGTTCACTGCTGGCGCTCAGGCCAGTGCGAAGTAGACCAGGATCCCTGGACGTTATATGACCCAGAAGACACCTTCCACTCGTGGTGACCACGAATTGCGAGTTTATCTTCTTGGTTCCAACTGACAGCTCCTCTTGAATTTGACCAACCACGTTCAACTCCTTCCcaccatatgcatacaaacgTTTGTGGCAGTTCTCTAATTTCACATCAAGACCTTGTGCTTTGAGCTCTTTTGTACTTACTCATCCCCATGAGATTACTTACAGAGCCAGAATCAATAAGCGCCTTTGTACTAATGCGATCAACACAAATCTCAATCACGTGCTCATCAGAGCTAATTGTATGGCATATTTCTTCTTTCGTCTCAGTCACCATAAATGCAAATGCACAATCCTCATCACTCCCCGATGCCTCTTGATTCCCCACAAAATTAGCTACGTGACGTGGTCGTCCACCAGAAATCCTTTGTTGCTTGCTCATTTTTCCCCTAACCACATCACTATCCCTCTCACCACGACAACACAAAGCAAAATGTCCATACCTTCCACACTTTGCAcacttctttccttttgcaaGGCAGTTCCTATCTCTGGCCAGGTGCGCCTCTCTTCCACAAttgtagcactttctcctctcaTCATTCGTCGTTTGCCGCAGCTCCTTAACCACATTGATACTGTTTCCGTCGGCCAGCGGAGGGCTTGTCATGTTTGATGCCTGTCGACCGGCCGCTTCCAATGCACGAGCTTTATCCAACGCCTCTTCCAGTGTGATATTCCTCTGCTCTAACAGCTTTCTCTTGAGCTCAAAATCCGTTAACTTCTCTATCAGCTGGTCCCTCAAATTATCGTTTAAACTAGTGCCGAAATTGCAATGTCGTGCCTGTTTTCTCAGTCGAACCATAAACTGGTCAGCGGTCTCCTCTTCGTTCGGTGCCAATTGGCGAAAAACGTGGCGCTCGTATGGTATGTTTTCCTCCGCGCGAAAATAGGAATCTAGATCTAGTATTCGAATCGCgattttaaaagcattgtcacCTGTCTCAGGGATGGGATCAGGATCTTGCAAAACTTCGAAGATATCTTTTACCTCCATCCCGGCAAAACGTAAGAGCTGAGAAGTCTTCTTTCGAGCATTGTCGATGTCTTTACCCTCGGCACAGTATTTGAAGGCACGCTTCCATTTACGTCACTTCTCCGCCACTTGCGAAGCAGATCCCGACAAATCCATAGGCAATAAACCTTTGTtggccatcctcgtcgccaatgtaataTCCTTATAGATCACAAAGAAGCTAATCGAAACGGTAATCGAAAACACTCTCCTAGTTCACGATGTTCCTACACAATCACTCGTTCTATGCCCACACGGTCACCGAATTCCCGCGCTGGAGAGATCCCGGATGGGGACAATTGGTGACATGACTCAAGAAGAAGTAGTTCAATTTCACTAGTCTCATTTGGTTCGTTATCTTGAGCTCTAATTAAATGATCAGCACAAATCTGGTCTTACATCCCGACTTGACAAGATAATTTCTAGGTCCACAAACTTTTTAACCACCCTTTCCAGGATCCACTTCCCACTACTGCCATTAGCCTTCGTGTTTTTTACTCAAACTGTGTCATTTTCAGAGAATTACCTCTCcctatggtttttttttaatccttaTATGATTCTTTCTGCTTTCCTGTTTGATCTCTATCGCTTGGGCTAACGCAGGTTTTACtacacttaaggacggtgcctactattgttattgcacatacgttctgcgcatctcaagatacagtcggatttcctatcggtgatgcttactaatacagagatatttttgcgcagtttaaaactatctggagaaagtagatcctaGTAAGtgctattggtatccaaaaagaaaattggggacaaccatgcatttttcagagctaagtaagcttcaatttgagaaagaacgccacacattggtttgtattttaaaggattttacaaatattgttcatgaattatctttgaaaaatgcgtggttacccccaattttctctttggatttcaataacacttataaagatctacatttcccgcataatcataaacttgggcaaaaatacctttgaattagtaggcaccgttcttaatcGGGTACACAGACGACGTTTCATTAACAGTTCGGTTGGACTAATACCTGTGGTGCTGTGTGGGGTTGTACGATATCTTAAGAGGAAATCAGCTAGTCTGTGCTGTAGAGACCTAGCCCCGCTGCCCTCTACAACCTGCTTCACTAATGCCTCCTTAACCACCCTTACCGATCTCAAAGCCGCAGCATTGTATTGAGAATGATATGGTGGAACTAGAGTATGTTGGACCTCATTTTTGCTCATAAACTCGGAAAATTCGTTAGAAATGGTTACTGTGGTTCATTATCGAAACCACTTCTTCTGGCAAGCCATGTTGGGCAAATATAAGACGTAGTTTATCAAAGGTAAGCTCTGTGGTTGTTTTTTAACATATGTTTTACCTCCAGCCATTTTGAATGGCTCAGTATCAGCTACTACTAGGAAAAGATCAGATTCCTTCTGACAAAAATCGATCGAGGTGCATACGTTAGAAAGGGAGCGTCAGCCATTTTCATGGTATGAAGTGGACAATAGGTGGAGAACTTCTTACATTCTGCCAAACCGTGCGTCATTTCACTGCGCTCTCAAATTCGTCATCCATTTTGTGCCACCACACACATGTGCGGGCGATTGATTTTATTGCGCAAATACCAGGATGGTCCCAACGCAATTCCTCTAGCATTTTCTCTTTCAAGACATAGGGAATAATTACCCTAGCGATCCCCATAGAACGCAGTTCTGTTCATAAGAAAGCTCCCTCCTACGTTTGTAATAGGGCTTGAGTTCTTCCTCATATCATTTTTCGGGCCATCCTGTCAGGACGAAatcaagtgataataataataataataataataataataataataataataataataataataataataataacaatgataataatgataataaaaacaGATAAAAGCAAACAGACCAGACATAGTGGTGAAAGACAAGAAGGAAAAAACCTACCTGCTTTTCGATATGTCTATCCCCACAGAACGGAACACCTCCTTGAAAACGATGAAAAAACTAACGAAGTACAAAGCTCTTGAGATTGAAATCGTGAAAACGTGGGGAATGAAAACAACAACTGTCAAAGTGATTATTGGAGCTTTTGGGCTTATCAAGAAGGGAACCGAAAACTACATATGCACGATCACAGGCAATATCAGAATAACAGAGCTACAGAAGACCGTCctccttggaactgctcacaTACTTAGGAGGACCTTATCCATCAAGTAATCCATCAGACTTATGGCTGCCCTAGGCTCATGGATTGAAATCGGCACCTTAAGTTAAAAACgacttgaaataataataataataataataataataataataataataataataataacaataataatattaataatcataataataataataacaataataataataataataataatatagtaaTAATGTAGTATGGTCGAGCCCGTTGTCGGATTACCATAAAGTTGTAGCATCAAACCAGTACGCGCTACCAGTACTAATGTACCCCATGTGGACTCAGAGCTGGCCCATTGTGGAGCTTCAGCAATTAGACCGCGAGAGCCGTAAGATCCTGAAAGAGAACGGCGGTTATCACCCCATGGGAACAACGGATTTACTTTACCTACCCAGAAAGTTCGGAGGTAGAGGTCTCAAGTCAGTAGAGTCAATGTACAAGAATATCAAGGTGAAGACTGCAATTAAACTGTATGCAAATGAAGATCCAACTATGCGCATGGTACGAGAGTTCGAGGAAAAGTGCGAAAGAACCGGAAGACGATCTTTGAAGAAAGATGCCGAGAGATATGCTTTGGAAAGAGGACTGTATCTGAAGTTAAACTACCCGTGCCCAACTGCTAACACCGAAGAAGGAGAAGAGCTACCCGAGGAGAAAGTCGGGGTTATGATGAGGATTAAGGAAGAAGAAAGTAGAACTGAGGAGGTACGCCAACAGAAATGGCAAGGAAAGTTGATTGAAGCAAGATGGGATGACGCAGATGTGACTGGCTGTTTCAGTTGGCTATGCCGCTGGAAAACTGCGCCCACGCACACAGTGGCTGGAGTTTACGAACTATACCAACAGCTACTCCCCACTAAGATTTACCAACAGTACAAGACGAAGACAAACAACAACACAGACGTCAAGTGTCGTATGTGCGGAAAAGCTATGGAGAGCGTCCCTCatgttttgagtggatgtagcaTACTAGCGCAGAGCAAGTACGAGACCAGGCACGACGCAGCCCTTAAAGTCCTTTTCTTCGATCTGCTCTGTGATATGGGATTAATAGAAAGTGCGCCATCTTGGTGTTCGCCTGAAACACCAAAACCAGAGTACAAGAATGATCGAGCCAGCGCCTTCTGGGATGTGCCAGTGTATGCAGAGAAGACGGAAGTAAGAGCAAATCGGATTGATGCAAGAGTTGTGGATAAGCAGAAGAAGAAGGTGCTATTATTAGAGATGAGTTGCCCGTGGATAGCAAACAGGAAACagaaggaagaagagaaaacctcGAAGTACGCACCGCTCTGATGGGAGATCCGTCAGCAGTACCCACACTATAAGATTGCACAGtacaacatcatcatcgatgtGCTCGGTGGTGTATCAAGAAAGACACTAGATAGTATTACAGAGCTTGTAGGTGCCAGGGCAGATAAGATCTTATTGGATATGCAAAAGGCAGTCATCTCAAGTACCCTTAACATTGCACGgagtttcaaagttctcacagcGCAGGACCTATGAACTGGCCAAACTTTTATTATAAccttttttttgggtttttaatattatttgagAATCTCTATATTTTACGAATTATTTTAGGCTATGGTAATGACAAACTACGCGATTGCGCCTTGTCAATATCTTATTTAAGGAGGCATCCTTACGttttactgccataataataataataagaagaagaacagTACCAAAAgctttctgaaataaaaatgtcttgagtGTCCTTTTAAGTACTCTACCAACGGGTCTAATAGGGTGGCTTCTC
The genomic region above belongs to Montipora capricornis isolate CH-2021 chromosome 8, ASM3666992v2, whole genome shotgun sequence and contains:
- the LOC138014030 gene encoding uncharacterized protein; translated protein: MWTQSWPIVELQQLDRESRKILKENGGYHPMGTTDLLYLPRKFGGRGLKSVESMYKNIKVKTAIKLYANEDPTMRMVREFEEKCERTGRRSLKKDAERYALERGLYLKLNYPCPTANTEEGEELPEEKVGVMMRIKEEESRTEEVRQQKWQGKLIEARWDDADVTGCFSWLCRWKTAPTHTVAGVYELYQQLLPTKIYQQYKTKTNNNTDVKCRMCGKAMESVPHVLSGCSILAQSKYETRHDAALKVLFFDLLCDMGLIESAPSWCSPETPKPEYKNDRASAFWDVPVYAEKTEVRANRIDARVVDKQKKKVLLLEMSCPWIANRKQKEEEKTSKYAPL